The segment GTGAGATTAGCAATACATGATTCGGTGCTACTTATCGCTCACATTTAAAAGGTTTTAAACAATTAAAGGAGGAATCTACTTATGATTCAAAATGATATTGAAAAAGTTGTAATTACAGAGGAACAAATTCAAGAGCGTATTAAAGAACTGGGTGCGCAACTAACAGAAGAATACACAAATAAATTTCCACTTGCCGTTGGTGTTTTAAAAGGAGCTATGCCTTTTATGACCGATTTAATGAAACGTTTTGATTCTTATGTAGAATTAGATTTCATGGATGTAACAAGCTATGGAAATGCAACGGTATCTTCTGGTGAAGTAAAAATCGTGAAGGATTTAAATACGAGTGTAGAAGGTCGCGATGTCCTAATTATTGAAGACATTATCGACAGCGGTTTAACTTTAAGCTATTTAGTGGATTTATTTAAATATCGTAAAGCAAAATCAATTAAAATTATTACATTACTGGATAAGCCTTCGGGTCGTAAAGTACCTTTGTATGCCGATGTTGTTGGGTTTGAAGTCCCAGATGGTTTTGTCGTTGGATATGGTTTAGATTACGCGGAGAAATACCGTAACTTACCGTATATTGGTCTTTTAAAGCGTGAAGTATACTCGTTCTAATTTTGAAAATGAGCATAATTCGTCATAATTCGCTCAACTGTTAAAAATAATTGATGCTTTTCATTGTATGAAAATTTCAACGTATGTTAAGATTTTACTTATAGTTTTTCTGTAATGTTGTGAGGAGGCTGGGGATGAATCGAATATTTCGATACACCATATTTTATTTACTAATATTTCTCGTGATTATCGGGATTTTTGGCACATTTAATGGTGGTAAAAAGACAACTGAAGAAATGAATTTTTACGAATTTTTCGAGGCTTTAGATAGCAAAAAGGTTGAATCGATAACAGTTCAACCGGACAATAAAGTGTATAAGGTAGTTGGACAGTTAAAAGGTGCTGAAGAGGGTGAAACTTTCACAGTTAACATCCTTGAAAATGACACAGAGTCAATTAAGAGCATCATGCAAATTGAGAAAGATTACCCAGATGTAATTGTTAAAGAAGCGCCACAAACAAGCGGCTTCGTAACATTTATTACGAGCATGATTCCGTTTGTCATCATTATTATTTTATTCTTCTTCCTATTGAGCCAATCTCAAGGTGGCGGTAATAAAGTAATGAACTTCGGTAAATCAAAAGCTAAACTTTATGATGACCAGAAGAAAAAAGTGCGTTTTACTGATGTAGCAGGTGCTGATGAAGAAAAAGCAGAGCTAGTTGAAGTAGTAGATTTCTTAAAAGATCACCGTAAGTTCACCGAAATTGGTGCGCGAATTCCTAAAGGTATCCTACTTGTAGGTCCTCCAGGTACGGGTAAAACATTACTTGCACGTGCAGTAGCTGGTGAAGCAGGCGTTCCATTCTTCTCGATTTCAGGTTCTGACTTCGTTGAAATGTTCGTCGGTGTCGGTGCATCTCGTGTACGTGACTTATTCGAAAATGCGAAGAAAAATGCCCCATGTATCATTTTCATTGATGAGATTGATGCAGTTGGTCGTCAACGTGGTGCTGGTCTTGGTGGTGGTCACGATGAGCGTGAACAAACATTAAACCAATTACTAGTTGAGATGGATGGCTTCGGTGCGAACGAAGGGATTATTATTATCGCTGCGACAAACCGTCCAGACATCCTAGATAAAGCATTATTACGTCCAGGTCGTTTTGACCGCCAAATTACAGTAGGGCACCCAGATGTAAAAGGTCGTGAAGCAATCCTTAAAGTTCACGCACGTAACAAACCACTTGCAGATACGGTTGACCTTGCTGCAGTAGCACAGCGTACACCAGGATTCTCAGGTGCGGATTTAGAAAACTTATTAAACGAAGGTGCACTTGTTGCAGCTCGTAAAAATAAGAAAACAATTAATATGGCCGATATTGATGAAGCATCAGACCGCGTCATTGCCGGTCCTGCGAAAGCAAGCCGTGTTTACTCTGCCAAAGAGAAAAAACTGGTGGCGTTCCACGAAGCAGGTCACGTTGTTGTTGGTTTAGAATTAGACGAAGCAGATACAGTTCATAAAGTAACAATCGTACCTCGTGGTCAAGCAGGTGGTTATGCGATTATGTTACCGAAGGAAGAGCGTTTCTTCACGACGAAGCAAGAATTACTTGATCGTATTGCGGGTCTACTTGGTGGACGCGTAGCAGAAGAAATCGTACTTGGCGAAGTTTCAACAGGTGCGCATAACGACTTCCAAAAAGTAACGAGCATTGCACGCGCGATGGTTACTGAGTATGGAATGAGTGATCATCTTGGTGCAGTTCAATATGGTTCAAGCCAAGGTGGTAATCCGTTTTTAGGTCGTGACTTCGGTTCAGACCAAAACTATTCTGATTCGATTGCTTATGAAATTGATAAAGAAATTCAAAATATCGTGGATAATCAATATGCACGTACGAAACGAATCTTAACAGAAAAGCGTGAATTGCTAGACTTAATTGCTAACACGTTAATGACAAAAGAAACGTTGAATGCGCAAGAAATTGAACATTTACGTGATAACGGTACACTTCCACCAGAAGAAGTTACTGCAGAAGAAGAATCGACATCTCAAGTAATAAAAGTAGAGACAATGCCAACATTAGAAAAGGCGGGTTCAGCTACGATTAATGAAGAGGTTGTCGGTCAAGAAACAAATCCAACAGTTGCAGATTTAACGAAAGATGCCCCGGCAGAACGCCCACAAGGCATTGATGAAGATCGTAAATAATATTTTATAAAACTGATTCTCTCTTTGAAAAAAGGGGGAATCAGTTTTTTTACATCTAATTCTGATTCAAAATACTTGTGTAAGGAAAGAGGCAACTATATAATTGACCAGTCAA is part of the Solibacillus sp. FSL K6-1523 genome and harbors:
- the ftsH gene encoding ATP-dependent zinc metalloprotease FtsH, yielding MNRIFRYTIFYLLIFLVIIGIFGTFNGGKKTTEEMNFYEFFEALDSKKVESITVQPDNKVYKVVGQLKGAEEGETFTVNILENDTESIKSIMQIEKDYPDVIVKEAPQTSGFVTFITSMIPFVIIIILFFFLLSQSQGGGNKVMNFGKSKAKLYDDQKKKVRFTDVAGADEEKAELVEVVDFLKDHRKFTEIGARIPKGILLVGPPGTGKTLLARAVAGEAGVPFFSISGSDFVEMFVGVGASRVRDLFENAKKNAPCIIFIDEIDAVGRQRGAGLGGGHDEREQTLNQLLVEMDGFGANEGIIIIAATNRPDILDKALLRPGRFDRQITVGHPDVKGREAILKVHARNKPLADTVDLAAVAQRTPGFSGADLENLLNEGALVAARKNKKTINMADIDEASDRVIAGPAKASRVYSAKEKKLVAFHEAGHVVVGLELDEADTVHKVTIVPRGQAGGYAIMLPKEERFFTTKQELLDRIAGLLGGRVAEEIVLGEVSTGAHNDFQKVTSIARAMVTEYGMSDHLGAVQYGSSQGGNPFLGRDFGSDQNYSDSIAYEIDKEIQNIVDNQYARTKRILTEKRELLDLIANTLMTKETLNAQEIEHLRDNGTLPPEEVTAEEESTSQVIKVETMPTLEKAGSATINEEVVGQETNPTVADLTKDAPAERPQGIDEDRK
- the hpt gene encoding hypoxanthine phosphoribosyltransferase, with amino-acid sequence MIQNDIEKVVITEEQIQERIKELGAQLTEEYTNKFPLAVGVLKGAMPFMTDLMKRFDSYVELDFMDVTSYGNATVSSGEVKIVKDLNTSVEGRDVLIIEDIIDSGLTLSYLVDLFKYRKAKSIKIITLLDKPSGRKVPLYADVVGFEVPDGFVVGYGLDYAEKYRNLPYIGLLKREVYSF